One window of Phycisphaeraceae bacterium genomic DNA carries:
- a CDS encoding replication-associated recombination protein A: protein MSGLWEETRARARKQVEPLAVRMRPQTLDEVAGQSHILGPGKLLRRMLEADVITSLILHGPPGTGKTTLAELIARHTKRHFERENAASVGVKRIREIVDQAYARLEDKNQRTILFLDEIHRFTKAQQDVLLADVERGTVTLIGATTENPLFACNSALVSRSTLLRLEVLTEEEITSVLRRAIADPERGYGKLDLEVTDEALHVWAVKSDGDARRALTALEVAVLSQAKEPKVQRAKEPDGDDAEAVLGPLVIDRAVAEESIQQKAAVYDQTGDGHYDAASAMIKSLRGSDPDAALYWIARMLEGGEDPRFIARRMAILASEDIGNADPRAIMVAAACWELVERIGMPEARITLGQCATYLALAPKSNASYLAINAAIADVQEGRTIPVPLYLRDPNSSPVGEGVRTKNASHEKYQYSHDAKDTLTGQDYLGVEKRYYEPTENGAEKILKERLEEVRKRRAERR from the coding sequence ATGAGCGGCCTCTGGGAAGAAACCCGCGCCCGAGCCAGGAAACAGGTCGAGCCGCTGGCCGTACGCATGCGTCCGCAGACTCTGGACGAGGTCGCCGGACAGTCGCACATCCTCGGCCCCGGCAAGCTCCTGCGGCGGATGCTCGAGGCCGACGTCATCACCTCCCTCATCCTCCACGGCCCCCCCGGCACCGGCAAGACCACCCTCGCCGAACTGATCGCCCGCCACACCAAGCGCCACTTCGAGCGCGAGAACGCCGCGAGCGTCGGCGTGAAACGCATCCGCGAGATCGTCGATCAGGCCTACGCACGCCTCGAAGACAAGAACCAGCGCACCATCCTCTTCCTGGATGAGATCCACAGATTCACGAAGGCGCAGCAGGATGTGCTGCTCGCGGACGTCGAACGCGGCACCGTCACCCTCATCGGCGCCACCACCGAGAACCCTCTCTTCGCCTGCAACTCCGCCCTCGTCAGCCGCTCCACGCTGCTACGTCTCGAGGTGTTGACTGAAGAAGAGATCACTTCAGTCCTCAGGCGCGCCATCGCCGACCCCGAACGCGGGTACGGCAAACTGGATCTTGAAGTAACGGACGAGGCGTTGCATGTGTGGGCGGTCAAGAGCGACGGGGATGCGCGGCGGGCGCTGACCGCGCTGGAAGTCGCGGTGCTGTCCCAAGCGAAAGAGCCAAAGGTCCAAAGAGCCAAAGAGCCAGACGGAGACGATGCCGAAGCCGTGCTCGGACCGCTCGTGATCGACCGCGCCGTCGCCGAAGAGTCCATCCAGCAGAAGGCCGCCGTCTACGACCAGACGGGGGACGGGCACTACGACGCCGCGAGCGCGATGATCAAATCGCTCCGGGGCAGCGACCCCGACGCCGCGCTCTACTGGATCGCCCGCATGCTCGAAGGCGGAGAGGACCCGCGCTTCATCGCCCGGCGCATGGCGATCCTGGCCAGTGAGGACATCGGCAACGCCGACCCCCGGGCCATCATGGTCGCCGCGGCCTGCTGGGAGCTGGTCGAACGGATCGGCATGCCCGAGGCACGGATCACGCTCGGCCAGTGCGCCACGTACCTCGCCCTCGCGCCCAAGAGCAACGCCTCCTATCTCGCCATCAACGCCGCCATCGCCGATGTGCAGGAGGGCCGCACGATCCCCGTCCCCCTCTATCTCCGCGACCCGAACTCCTCACCCGTCGGCGAGGGCGTCCGCACCAAGAACGCCTCGCACGAGAAGTACCAGTACTCACACGATGCGAAGGACACCCTGACGGGACAGGATTATCTCGGCGTCGAGAAGCGGTACTACGAGCCGACCGAGAACGGCGCGGAGAAGATCCTCAAAGAGCGGCTCGAAGAGGTCCGCAAGCGTCGCGCGGAGCGACGCTGA
- a CDS encoding 1-acyl-sn-glycerol-3-phosphate acyltransferase: MPVVGSILVLGVLLGLGLLARWLKDNPRGDIETGLFVKLASLYARVVHGLRVEGMPHVPREKHPGSLIIIANHTAGVDPVLIQVVCPFEIRWIMAMDMRLPSFEWFWTWARIISIPRGNELPATREAIRHVREGDDGRGGVLGIFPEGAIERPERQILPFLRGVGLIIKKSEAIVLPVIIEGTPQVDPAWASLWRPSSSKLTFKQPLDYRGSGLSAEEISADLRRRFVEWTGWPANEIHAGLIPGKGY, from the coding sequence ATGCCAGTTGTTGGTTCCATCCTTGTTCTTGGGGTTCTCCTCGGGCTTGGCCTTCTGGCCCGTTGGTTGAAGGACAATCCGCGCGGGGATATCGAGACGGGGTTGTTCGTCAAGCTGGCATCGCTGTATGCGCGTGTCGTGCATGGTCTTCGGGTGGAGGGGATGCCGCACGTCCCGCGCGAGAAGCACCCGGGATCTCTGATCATCATCGCGAACCACACGGCGGGGGTGGATCCGGTGTTGATTCAGGTTGTCTGTCCGTTCGAGATCCGCTGGATCATGGCGATGGATATGCGCCTGCCATCGTTCGAGTGGTTCTGGACATGGGCGCGGATCATCTCGATCCCGCGCGGGAACGAGCTGCCCGCGACCCGAGAGGCGATCCGCCATGTTCGTGAAGGCGACGATGGGCGCGGGGGCGTGCTCGGCATCTTTCCCGAGGGGGCGATCGAACGCCCGGAACGTCAGATTCTGCCGTTCCTGCGCGGCGTCGGGTTGATCATCAAGAAGTCCGAAGCGATCGTTCTGCCGGTCATCATCGAAGGAACGCCCCAGGTGGACCCGGCGTGGGCCTCGCTCTGGCGACCCAGCAGTTCGAAACTGACGTTCAAGCAACCGTTGGACTACCGGGGGAGCGGGCTGTCTGCGGAGGAGATCAGCGCGGATCTCCGCCGCCGGTTTGTTGAATGGACCGGCTGGCCGGCGAACGAGATCCACGCGGGCCTGATCCCCGGCAAGGGGTATTGA
- a CDS encoding TetR/AcrR family transcriptional regulator: protein MQQSSFVALRDRVLDAAEGVVVRQGIANLTLEAVAADAGMSKGGLLHHFPNKDKLIEAMVVRCADQWREHMNEAYAATPEGPGRMARSMLSHLKDPDSWTEQCQRGSCAVFAALAQNPALIQPMRAVYSEIRERLSKDGLPEGVGETVIAAMDGLWLYRVLGLTTVDKSLMDLVRKVVERLVCGSIGTDGASGNADGRNDA from the coding sequence ATGCAGCAGAGTTCATTCGTCGCATTGCGGGACCGGGTGCTCGACGCGGCCGAGGGCGTTGTCGTTCGCCAGGGGATCGCGAATCTCACGCTCGAGGCCGTTGCCGCGGATGCCGGCATGAGCAAGGGCGGCTTGCTTCACCACTTTCCGAACAAGGACAAGCTGATCGAGGCGATGGTGGTTCGCTGCGCGGATCAGTGGCGCGAGCACATGAACGAGGCGTACGCGGCAACTCCTGAGGGTCCGGGGCGGATGGCCCGCTCCATGCTGAGCCACCTGAAGGATCCGGACTCTTGGACGGAGCAGTGCCAGCGTGGGTCGTGCGCGGTGTTCGCGGCACTCGCGCAGAACCCCGCGCTCATCCAACCGATGCGGGCGGTGTACAGCGAGATTCGCGAGCGGCTGTCGAAGGACGGCCTGCCCGAAGGGGTGGGGGAGACGGTGATCGCCGCGATGGATGGGCTCTGGCTCTACAGGGTGCTCGGCCTGACGACGGTGGACAAGTCGCTGATGGATCTGGTGCGGAAGGTGGTCGAGCGCCTGGTGTGCGGCTCGATCGGCACGGACGGCGCGTCCGGCAACGCTGACGGGAGGAACGACGCATGA
- a CDS encoding efflux RND transporter periplasmic adaptor subunit, with the protein MNRKWIVGTTIVVVGAIAAAGAIAAVKGREKGNEAGAPKFEPFEAAQIVEAGVMTFQPTADMVGTVFAKRSVMVRNELAARVLEVGFDSGVVVEAGQVLVRQDDTTDRADLEAALASVRVAEASIEQGDTEIALAEVELQRLSAVQTRAIAEVELDRARSRLDAARAARVRWVAEADQARARVAQVESRIEKLTIRAPFRARAGMRTVHEGQYLAEGTDIVGLQELTDTIYLDFAVPQEYAERARVGTVVMASGAMLGSEPARIEVVAVDATVNNSTRNLRIRAIVDNSRGALVPGMFVQVRVPIDAPSEHVVVPSVAIRRAPYGNSVFVISADESGETRAFQRFVTLGETVGEQVIVLDGLKQGERIAAAGSFKLRDGVKVVTGEPGGGPGGGAEGGDRAGGPSPASGGATKADGQSGPEKS; encoded by the coding sequence ATGAATCGCAAGTGGATAGTCGGGACGACGATTGTGGTTGTCGGCGCGATCGCAGCGGCTGGCGCGATCGCTGCGGTCAAGGGGCGTGAGAAGGGCAACGAGGCCGGTGCTCCGAAGTTCGAGCCGTTCGAGGCGGCCCAGATCGTTGAGGCGGGCGTGATGACCTTCCAGCCGACGGCGGACATGGTGGGAACCGTCTTCGCGAAGCGATCGGTGATGGTGCGCAACGAGCTGGCGGCCCGCGTGCTCGAAGTGGGGTTCGACTCAGGCGTGGTGGTCGAGGCGGGCCAGGTGCTGGTGAGACAGGACGACACGACCGATCGCGCTGACCTTGAGGCGGCCCTGGCCTCGGTGCGCGTTGCGGAAGCGAGCATCGAGCAGGGCGACACCGAGATCGCTCTGGCGGAAGTTGAGCTTCAGCGGCTCTCGGCGGTGCAGACGCGTGCGATCGCGGAGGTGGAACTTGATCGAGCGCGTTCACGCCTCGACGCGGCCCGGGCGGCGCGTGTCCGCTGGGTTGCCGAGGCGGATCAGGCCCGGGCCCGAGTTGCGCAGGTCGAGTCCAGGATCGAGAAGCTGACCATTCGCGCGCCGTTCCGCGCACGGGCGGGGATGCGCACGGTCCACGAGGGCCAGTATCTGGCAGAGGGCACGGACATCGTCGGTCTGCAGGAACTGACCGACACGATCTATCTCGATTTCGCCGTGCCCCAGGAGTACGCGGAGCGGGCACGGGTCGGCACGGTCGTGATGGCCTCCGGCGCGATGCTCGGCTCCGAGCCCGCGAGGATCGAGGTCGTTGCCGTGGACGCGACGGTGAACAACAGCACGCGCAACCTGCGGATCCGCGCGATCGTTGACAACTCAAGGGGCGCGCTGGTGCCGGGTATGTTCGTGCAGGTGAGGGTGCCCATCGATGCGCCGTCGGAGCACGTTGTGGTCCCGAGCGTCGCGATCAGGCGTGCGCCCTACGGCAACTCGGTCTTCGTGATCAGCGCCGATGAGTCGGGCGAAACGCGGGCGTTCCAGCGTTTCGTCACGCTCGGCGAGACCGTCGGAGAACAGGTCATCGTCCTCGACGGTCTGAAGCAGGGAGAGCGCATCGCGGCGGCGGGCTCGTTCAAGCTGCGAGATGGTGTGAAGGTCGTCACCGGAGAGCCGGGGGGCGGGCCCGGAGGCGGCGCGGAAGGTGGCGATCGCGCGGGCGGGCCATCGCCGGCATCGGGCGGCGCGACGAAAGCCGACGGGCAGAGCGGCCCAGAGAAATCCTGA
- a CDS encoding efflux RND transporter permease subunit — translation MRSFTDIFIKKPVLAIVINLIILAVGWRSIDALAVRQYPRLESSAIVITTVYVGASAETVRGFITTPIEQAVSAIDGIDYIESSSRAGVSTVTVRLRLNHDSNDALAEISARLNQVRSRLPADAEAPAVDIQRTDKPYATFYISFTSEQLSLVQLNDFLIREVQPEFQTIAGVQRVAVEGSRELAMRVWLDTDKMESFDISPSEVWDALGRNNFLAAVGRTKSRDVQIDLLTDTDLKAVSEFRDLIVREREGTLVRLGDIAKVELGSEEPTGQAGFNGTPAIWLSVWPLPRANELEVAKLLKKRIEEVRPTLPAGIEMTLAYDGTYYMENAIKEITKTLVETVAIVALVVFIFMGSVRTVIVPLFAMPVSLIGSCIAILLFGFSLNLLTILAIVLSVGLVVDDAIVMVENVERHIRAGKARFEAALIGARELAAPVVSMTITLAAVYAPIGFQSGLTGMLFREFAFTLATAVVISGIVAVTLSPVLSSWMIPPGGKEGRLTRAVNRVFARIRSVYERVLGVVLRAWWAVVIASVAICALAPSLYTRSKKELAPTEDEGIVFAVVQTAPDATLDYTVRGFSKVADAFMSVPEAKFFFQVAELAMGGGFGGIQTIDWHERDRTTEPIQGEVIGKLMMIEELRSIAVRPAPLPGAGQFDVELMVTSGAEAPEMEPIINQIIGAGYASEKFVYVDSDLKIDLPQTRIEIDRKKVADLGLDLADVGRDLSVLLAGGYVNRFNYEGRSYKVIPQVGDELRQIPEQVLQWKVRTRDGGSVTLRSLVTLRTEAVPRVLTRFQQRNSAKVYGVVAPGVTKEEALSALEQAAREIVPPGYAIDYAGESRQMRTEGATLVSTLGFAVGIIYLVLAAQFGSFRDPFIVLFGSVPLALTGALVFTATGITTVNIYSQVGLITLVGLVAKNGILIVEFANQLQEQGLSKRDAVRQAAGTRLRPILMTSAATIFGHFPLVLVSGAGAEARNSIGIVLVSGMAISTVFTLFVVPSIYILLAARRKPSHAPDTPATTGAGDAPSPVHASGGSGTGPVSAGPGSPGPGSPGPGSLAPA, via the coding sequence GTGCGATCATTCACGGACATCTTCATCAAGAAGCCGGTGCTGGCGATCGTAATCAACCTGATCATCCTTGCGGTGGGATGGAGATCGATCGACGCGCTGGCTGTCAGGCAGTATCCGCGCCTGGAGTCGAGCGCGATCGTGATCACGACGGTGTACGTCGGTGCGAGCGCGGAGACGGTGCGCGGCTTCATCACAACGCCGATCGAGCAGGCAGTGTCCGCGATCGACGGCATCGATTACATCGAGAGTTCAAGCCGCGCAGGCGTGAGCACGGTGACGGTGCGTCTGCGCCTGAACCATGACAGCAACGACGCGCTGGCGGAGATCAGCGCTCGTCTGAATCAGGTGCGCAGCCGCCTGCCGGCGGATGCCGAGGCGCCCGCGGTCGATATCCAGCGGACGGACAAGCCCTACGCGACGTTCTATATCTCGTTCACGAGTGAGCAGCTGAGTCTGGTGCAGCTGAACGACTTTCTGATCCGGGAGGTCCAGCCGGAGTTCCAGACGATCGCGGGGGTGCAGCGTGTCGCCGTCGAGGGCTCGCGCGAGCTGGCGATGCGTGTCTGGCTCGACACCGACAAGATGGAGAGCTTCGACATCTCGCCCAGCGAGGTGTGGGACGCGCTCGGCCGCAACAACTTCCTCGCGGCGGTGGGGCGCACCAAGAGCCGCGACGTGCAGATCGATCTGCTGACCGACACGGACCTGAAGGCCGTCTCGGAGTTCCGCGACCTGATCGTGCGCGAGCGTGAGGGGACGCTGGTGCGACTGGGCGATATCGCGAAAGTGGAACTCGGGAGCGAAGAGCCCACGGGGCAGGCGGGCTTCAATGGCACGCCCGCGATCTGGCTCTCGGTATGGCCGCTGCCCAGGGCGAACGAGCTCGAGGTGGCCAAGTTGCTGAAGAAGCGGATCGAGGAGGTCCGTCCGACGCTGCCGGCCGGCATCGAGATGACGCTGGCGTATGACGGCACATACTACATGGAGAACGCGATCAAGGAGATCACGAAGACGCTGGTCGAGACGGTGGCGATCGTGGCTCTGGTCGTCTTTATCTTCATGGGGAGCGTTCGGACAGTGATCGTTCCCCTGTTCGCGATGCCCGTGTCGCTGATCGGATCGTGCATCGCCATCCTGCTGTTCGGGTTCTCGCTGAATCTCCTCACGATCCTCGCGATCGTGCTGTCGGTCGGGCTGGTCGTTGACGACGCGATCGTGATGGTCGAGAACGTCGAGCGTCACATCCGCGCGGGGAAGGCCAGGTTCGAGGCGGCGTTGATCGGCGCGAGGGAGCTGGCAGCGCCTGTGGTCTCTATGACCATCACGCTCGCTGCGGTGTACGCGCCGATCGGGTTCCAGAGCGGGCTGACCGGGATGCTCTTCCGCGAGTTCGCCTTCACGCTCGCGACCGCTGTCGTGATCTCCGGGATCGTGGCGGTAACGCTCTCGCCCGTGCTCTCGTCGTGGATGATCCCGCCGGGCGGCAAAGAGGGGCGCCTGACACGAGCGGTGAACAGGGTCTTCGCGAGGATCCGGAGCGTGTACGAGCGCGTGCTCGGCGTCGTGCTGCGGGCATGGTGGGCGGTGGTGATTGCCTCGGTCGCGATCTGTGCGCTCGCGCCGTCTCTCTACACAAGGTCAAAGAAGGAACTCGCGCCCACGGAGGATGAGGGGATCGTCTTCGCGGTTGTGCAGACCGCGCCCGATGCAACGCTCGACTACACCGTGCGAGGATTCTCCAAGGTTGCCGACGCATTCATGTCAGTCCCCGAGGCGAAGTTCTTCTTCCAGGTCGCGGAGCTCGCGATGGGAGGCGGATTCGGCGGGATCCAGACGATCGATTGGCACGAGCGTGATCGCACGACCGAGCCGATCCAGGGCGAGGTCATCGGCAAGTTGATGATGATCGAGGAGCTCCGATCGATCGCCGTTCGCCCCGCTCCACTTCCCGGCGCGGGCCAGTTCGATGTCGAGTTGATGGTCACCAGCGGGGCCGAAGCGCCCGAGATGGAGCCCATCATCAACCAGATCATCGGCGCTGGATACGCATCTGAGAAGTTCGTGTACGTCGATTCCGATCTGAAGATCGATCTGCCGCAGACTCGCATCGAGATCGATCGGAAGAAAGTCGCCGACCTCGGTCTTGATCTTGCCGACGTCGGTCGCGATCTTTCCGTCCTTCTCGCGGGCGGGTATGTCAATCGATTCAACTACGAGGGTCGTTCCTACAAGGTGATTCCGCAGGTGGGCGACGAACTCCGGCAGATACCGGAGCAGGTATTGCAGTGGAAGGTCCGCACCCGCGACGGCGGAAGCGTCACGCTTCGCTCGCTCGTGACGCTGCGGACAGAGGCGGTGCCCCGCGTGCTGACCCGATTCCAGCAGCGGAACAGCGCAAAGGTCTACGGCGTGGTCGCGCCGGGGGTGACGAAGGAAGAGGCGCTGAGCGCGCTGGAGCAGGCCGCCCGGGAGATCGTGCCCCCCGGCTACGCGATCGACTACGCCGGCGAGAGCCGCCAGATGCGCACGGAGGGCGCGACGCTCGTCTCGACGCTCGGGTTCGCGGTCGGCATCATCTATCTGGTGCTCGCGGCACAGTTCGGGAGTTTCCGTGATCCGTTCATCGTGCTCTTCGGCTCGGTGCCGCTGGCGCTGACCGGCGCGCTCGTGTTCACCGCGACGGGCATCACCACGGTGAACATCTATTCGCAGGTCGGTCTGATCACGCTGGTCGGTCTGGTCGCGAAGAACGGGATCCTGATCGTCGAGTTTGCGAACCAATTGCAGGAGCAGGGGCTCTCGAAGCGTGACGCGGTACGCCAGGCCGCGGGGACGCGCCTTCGTCCGATCCTGATGACATCCGCCGCGACGATCTTCGGGCACTTCCCGCTTGTCCTGGTCTCCGGCGCGGGTGCGGAGGCACGCAACAGCATCGGTATCGTGCTCGTCAGCGGCATGGCCATCTCGACGGTCTTCACGCTGTTTGTTGTTCCATCCATTTACATCCTCCTCGCGGCACGGCGCAAGCCGAGCCACGCGCCGGATACCCCGGCGACAACCGGAGCAGGTGATGCCCCATCGCCGGTCCACGCTTCGGGTGGCAGCGGAACCGGGCCGGTGTCTGCCGGGCCTGGTTCGCCTGGGCCTGGTTCGCCTGGGCCGGGATCACTGGCGCCCGCATGA
- a CDS encoding efflux transporter outer membrane subunit encodes MHDQITIRGQSMKLAWTSALLGLCLLSGCTVGPNHAEPVTLAPGAWPESPAGTLAEAEPDLRTWWARFEDPTLNDLVGRALEGNLDLREAAARVREARALRGVAASDQFPTINVGASASYSRDSENAFGNGGGGSGGGGSNSAGQENDLYDAGFDAAWEIDVFGRVRRSVEAADADLAASLESERDVRVILVAEVARTYMELRASQSRLEIANQNVSTQKETLELSQDRLGAGLGTELQVSQATTQLESTRSQIPVLMAQVRRAAHRLDVLLGQQPGTLRDELGSAQVPPSPELVQIGLPAELLRRRPDIRRAERELAAATARVGVATADLYPRLTLNGSFGVQSEDTGNLFDASSRTWSVGPLAVRWPIFTAGRVRSAIRVNEARQEQALIAYERTVLLAYEEVANALVSYARVRERRESLTRAMLASATAVELSQDLWTRGLTDFLNVLDSQRALFLLQDQLAESAAEEATSLVAIYKALGGGWDDQAVAAASSR; translated from the coding sequence ATGCACGATCAGATCACGATCCGAGGCCAATCGATGAAACTCGCCTGGACATCCGCCCTTCTCGGCTTGTGCCTGCTCAGCGGCTGCACGGTCGGTCCGAATCACGCCGAGCCGGTGACGCTCGCGCCCGGTGCCTGGCCGGAGTCGCCTGCCGGAACGCTCGCGGAAGCCGAACCGGACCTGCGCACATGGTGGGCTCGCTTTGAGGACCCCACGCTGAACGATCTCGTCGGGCGCGCTCTTGAAGGGAACCTCGATCTTCGCGAGGCGGCGGCCCGAGTCCGTGAGGCAAGGGCTCTGCGAGGCGTCGCGGCATCGGACCAGTTCCCGACCATCAACGTCGGCGCTTCGGCCTCCTATTCCCGGGACAGCGAGAACGCGTTCGGGAACGGTGGAGGTGGGAGTGGGGGGGGCGGCTCCAACAGCGCGGGCCAGGAGAATGATCTCTACGACGCGGGCTTCGATGCCGCGTGGGAGATCGATGTCTTCGGGCGTGTCCGTCGCTCGGTCGAGGCGGCCGACGCGGATCTCGCGGCTTCGCTCGAATCCGAGCGCGACGTGCGGGTCATCCTAGTTGCGGAGGTTGCGCGGACGTACATGGAGCTTCGTGCGTCACAGTCGCGTCTGGAGATCGCCAACCAGAATGTGAGCACACAGAAAGAAACGCTCGAACTCTCGCAGGATCGTCTCGGCGCGGGGCTCGGCACGGAGCTCCAGGTCTCTCAGGCGACCACACAGCTCGAATCGACGCGCTCGCAGATTCCCGTTCTTATGGCGCAGGTCAGGCGCGCAGCGCATCGGCTGGATGTCCTGCTCGGACAGCAGCCCGGGACGCTTCGCGATGAACTCGGGTCGGCGCAGGTCCCGCCCTCGCCAGAGCTGGTGCAGATCGGCCTCCCCGCCGAGCTGCTCCGCAGGCGTCCGGATATCCGGCGTGCGGAGCGGGAGCTCGCCGCGGCGACGGCCCGCGTCGGGGTCGCTACCGCCGATCTCTATCCGCGTCTCACACTGAACGGGAGTTTCGGTGTTCAGAGCGAGGACACTGGCAATCTGTTCGATGCGAGCAGTCGGACGTGGAGTGTGGGTCCGCTCGCGGTGCGTTGGCCGATCTTCACGGCCGGCCGCGTTCGTTCCGCCATCCGCGTGAATGAGGCGCGCCAGGAACAGGCGCTGATCGCTTACGAGAGAACCGTTCTCCTCGCCTACGAGGAGGTCGCCAACGCGCTGGTCTCGTACGCCCGTGTCCGCGAGCGCCGGGAGTCGCTCACGCGCGCGATGCTCGCGAGCGCGACAGCCGTCGAACTCTCACAGGATCTGTGGACCCGCGGCCTCACGGACTTCCTCAACGTGCTCGACTCGCAGAGGGCCTTGTTCCTTCTCCAGGACCAGCTCGCCGAGAGCGCCGCCGAAGAGGCCACCAGTCTTGTCGCGATCTACAAGGCCCTGGGGGGCGGGTGGGACGACCAAGCCGTTGCCGCGGCATCGTCTCGGTGA
- a CDS encoding sigma-70 family RNA polymerase sigma factor, giving the protein MLPRENSHDGPDRPHSAAGSPSDSAGNAGKVGGSGGAESDRVPSDDRATTRAAFDRVYAELRELAHSQMRHERAGLTLQPTALVHEVYLRLSRDEGVVWENSRHFFAAAAEAMRRILVERARRVASRKHGGGRKRVELSEGAEAIDEADPEAMISLDEAMEELRAFDPQLAEVAMLRYFAGLSVERTAEMMGRSERSIKYDWAAARAWLLRRMDGDGD; this is encoded by the coding sequence ATGCTCCCGCGTGAGAACTCCCATGATGGACCAGATCGGCCCCATTCGGCCGCCGGATCGCCATCGGACTCGGCGGGCAACGCGGGGAAAGTCGGCGGCAGCGGGGGGGCCGAGTCCGATCGAGTCCCCTCGGACGATCGTGCAACAACACGAGCCGCGTTCGATCGTGTGTACGCCGAGCTGCGCGAACTAGCGCACAGCCAGATGCGCCACGAGCGAGCAGGACTCACGCTCCAGCCGACCGCGCTGGTGCACGAGGTGTACCTGCGACTGAGCCGCGACGAGGGCGTCGTGTGGGAGAACTCGCGCCACTTCTTTGCCGCCGCCGCAGAGGCCATGCGCCGCATCCTCGTCGAGCGCGCCCGGCGCGTCGCGAGCCGCAAGCACGGCGGTGGGCGCAAGCGTGTGGAACTCTCCGAGGGAGCCGAGGCGATCGACGAGGCCGACCCGGAGGCCATGATCTCGCTCGACGAGGCCATGGAGGAACTGCGTGCATTCGACCCCCAACTGGCAGAGGTCGCCATGCTCCGCTACTTCGCGGGGCTTTCCGTCGAGCGGACGGCTGAGATGATGGGACGGTCCGAGCGATCCATAAAATATGACTGGGCGGCTGCCCGTGCCTGGCTACTCCGTCGCATGGATGGAGACGGGGACTAG